The Salvelinus namaycush isolate Seneca chromosome 16, SaNama_1.0, whole genome shotgun sequence genome has a segment encoding these proteins:
- the LOC120060925 gene encoding plexin-B1-like encodes MASRIFAMPLGMALISALLILLLITTSFSLAVRTYPRFSRNDTSFEHLVLHPDPSVGTVYVGARDHLFQLDGLDGLRLEHEERTGPVTDSKECLPPVTEANCPQARHTSNHNMLLLVDPSAMELITCGNVHQGTCQKRSLTSVKEVLFSTERPVDTQYVAANDPEVSTVGLVVGPRGGERAVLYVGRGYTSSHPPISTRHLAHEPVFSYEETAKLAVAGRLSEYDHHFVAAFARRGHVYFLFYRRDIKAVSREYRTYAARVCLDDTSYYSYVEVPLVCHSSSTSSPERNYNLLQAAQVGQGGGREGDTLLGVFSTRVSSSNGPSEDSALCVFPLDELDRLIDSTRDLCYTLDGHVKGVGEVAYIEYEVKSSCANLPTNTLKAYPCGSDHTPSPMASRVPMEAEAVLDSPSARLTAVAVGMRVFLGSGGRVEMYSSMLIQPNSPVSSDLLLDQTETHIYVMTGAMVEKRPVAECGDHLDCQACLSARDPYCGWCVLEGRCGQRSQCSRGSLQGQWLWSFDHQQQQCLGIQSLSLYNISRGEETDIAVSVKGLPSLVQGEAYSCFYQDVERLATVTDTGVTCSTPDASRLPPIGQGEDSVTIPLSLRFLNVTVAAREFTFFDCGVVQQLSGLMPCRGCVSSRWGCNWCIHQHMCTNKICDEGVTIYNKHFKPTFTPPATKQSDTLTPTLLAAPTLPPTGTSIRTTPPVPASTPVPPSTIPTTPEPTAVPTTHSPTIATTTPSTTLATQATTATLEVTTSLQAGTKTTAGETSVDGDGSLPRTTAGTGETEQTTVTRVELLDWPESPETVAPSSTNGLTDTDHTVPEPSDTTSTTASGVPLLMDLPTGSDGDEVPLLMDLPTGSDGDEVPLLMDLPTGSDKDEVPLLMDLPTGSDGDEVPLLMDLPTGSDGDEVPLLMDLPTGSDGDEVRLAPSEGTDSPPWTKEWEKGEGETEMDPPTSSATVPSGDDDPNQPSQSFTLTPDPDSSADYQSDSSEIDLPDCPCVEKVQGSSLVPVNVERKITLVGRHLHLFQDEDLDYECVLTIEGRSVVVDAYVETDDTQPSLYFITCQLHQYAYTAFVEEYNAVINVRRRNTFQIDSADDLHVTLFNCSVGRSDCSRCRTADQKYGCAWCGGARSKCSYRDSCAGEIKQSCPAPVIHLMEPISGPVEGGTVVTISGSNLGQKAEDIQNSVTIAGVPCTVINSRYEISSRIVCETTASGGEKSGQASVEVRGGGLGLSSQRFSFQDPALIGIAPQKGPKAGGSALTIMGQSLKTGHPSEVSVLIGGVSCLISEVVDDQITCMTGGSNRTGEHGITVRFGRAERHLQGAIYHYTSDPNITMAAPSKSFLSGGRMIRVSGQNLDVVQVPRIRVTLSPLESLSPRKKRRTRRSSRDGESRVRRTEIPLKRQRRIVPEPDCLEDALCVVKRFETSCAVSSSSLMLCPTPAVGTEAHHARVKVDFLLDNLHFDFNSVGSGAFSYELNPRLYPLNQNDPSKPYHHKPGSIISVEGENLDLAIFKEEVVALIGEGVCSVKTLTHNHLYCEPPSQQPSVMASKKQEGMDSLPEFTVQMGNLNFSLGRVQYDTQGQSTFPLEAQVGVGVGASIVALIVVIIVLIYRRKSKQAVRDYKKVQIQLENLETSVRDRCKKEFTDLMTEMMDCSSDLVGSGIPFLDYKAYAERIFFPGHRESPLRRDLDVPECRRQTVEQGLVQLSNLLNSKLFLTKFIHTLEVQRTFSPRDRAYVASLLTVALHGKLEYFTDILKTLLNDLVVQYVAKNPKLMLRRTESVVEKLLTNWMSICLFTFLRDTAGESFYMLFRAIKHQVDKGPVDAVTGKAKYTLNDNRLLREDIEYNTLTLNVLMPATGNGGVPQTAPAKVLDCDTITQVKEKVLEQAWKGMSFSQRPHTDSLHLEWRAGMAGHLILSDEDLTSVVQGSWKRLNTLQHYKVPDGATVALVPRNSKHIHNDNHDYFPGEKTPMLDDGDEGGVKLWHLVKANEEPDLPKHRRGSLRERERERAKAIPEIYLTRLLSMKGTLQKFVDDLFTVILSTNQPVPMAVKYFFDLLDEQALQHNITDPETIHIWKTNSLPLRFWINILKNPQFIFDVQASDHVDAVLSVIAQTFMDSCTIAEHKLGRDSPINKLLYARDIPRYKQMVERYYADIRQTISASDQEMNSALAELSRNYAGEVNYLVALHELYKYINKYYDQIITALEEDPTAQKMQLGYRLQQIAAAVENKVTDL; translated from the exons AATATTTGCCATGCCGCTTGGGATGGCTCTGATCTCAGCCCTGCTCATCCTCCTACTGATCACCACCTCATTCTCCCTCGCTGTCCGCACTTATCCACGCTTCTCCAGAAATGACACTTCTTTTGAGCACCTGGTCCTGCACCCGGATCCCTCTGTGGGCACGGTTTATGTGGGGGCCAGGGACCACCTATTCCAACTGGATGGGCTAGACGGCCTGCGTCTGGAGCATGAGGAGAGGACCGGCCCTGTGACTGATAGTAAGGAGTGTCTTCCCCCTGTCACCGAGGCCAACTGCCCCCAGGCCCGGCACACCTCCAACCACAACATGCTGCTCCTGGTGGACCCATCAGCCATGGAGCTCATCACCTGTGGTAACGTCCACCAGGGCACCTGCCAGAAGCGCAGCCTGACCTCTGTGAAGGAGGTCCTGTTCTCCACAGAGAGGCCGGTGGATACCCAGTACGTGGCGGCCAACGACCCGGAGGTGTCCACAGTGGGGCTGGTGGTGGGGCCCCGAGGCGGGGAGCGGGCCGTGCTCTACGTGGGGCGTGGTTACACAAGCAGCCATCCGCCCATCTCCACACGCCATCTGGCCCACGAGCCTGTGTTCTCTTACGAGGAGACGGCCAAGCTGGCCGTGGCGGGAAGGCTCTCGGAGTACGACCACCATTTTGTAGCCGCTTTCGCTCGCCGTGGGCATGTGTACTTCTTATTCTATCGCCGTGACATTAAGGCTGTGTCGCGGGAATACCGTACGTATGCTGCCCGCGTGTGTCTGGATGACACCTCCTACTATTCCTATGTAGAGGTACCCCTGGTGTgtcactcctcctctacctcctccccagAGAGGAACTACAACCTCCTCCAGGCAGCCCAGGTGGGTCAGGGGGGTGGCAGAGAGGGGGACACCCTGCTGGGGGTGTTCTCCACCCGGGTCAGCTCTTCCAACGGGCCCTCCGAGGACTCCGCTCTGTGTGTGTTCCCTCTGGACGAGCTGGATAGACTCATCGACTCCACACGAGACCTGTGCTACACACTGGATGGCCATGTGAAGGGAGTAGGCGAGGTGGCCTACATAGAGTATGAGGTCAAGTCCAGCTGTGCCAACTTACCTACG AACACCCTAAAGGCTTATCCCTGTGGCTCTGACCACACCCCCAGTCCAATGGCCAGCAGGGTACCCATGGAAGCTGAGGCAGTATTGGACAGCCCATCTGCCCGTCTCACTGCTGTGGCTGTCGGTATGAGG GTGTTCCTAGGCTCTGGAGGCAGGGTGGAGATGTACTCCTCCATGCTCATCCAGCCCAACTCGCCCGTCAGCAGTGACCTCCTGCTGGACCAGACGGAGACGCACATCTACGTCATGACCGGCGCAATG GTGGAGAAGCGACCGGTGGCAGAGTGTGGAGATCACCTGGACTGTCAGGCCTGTCTTTCAGCACGAGACCCTTACTGTGGCTGGtgtgttctggagggcag GTGTGGCCAGCGTTCACAGTGCAGTCGGGGGTCTCTGCAGGGCCAGTGGCTGTGGAGCTTTGaccaccagcagcagcagtgtcTCGGTATCCAATCCCTGAGCCTGTATAACATCAGCCGTGGAGAGGAGACAGAC ATTGCTGTGTCAGTGAAGGGGTTGCCCAGTCTAGTGCAAGGCGAAGCATACAGCTGTTTCTACCAGGATGTGGAACGTCTGGCCACCGTCACAGACACTGGTGTGACCTGCTCTACTCCCGACGCCAGCAGGTTGCCTCCCATTGGCCAGGGAGAAG ACTCAGTCACCATCCCCCTGTCCCTTCGCTTCCTCAATGTGACTGTGGCTGCTCGGGAGTTCACCTTCTTTGACTGTGGTGTGGTCCAACAGCTCTCTGGACTCATGCC GTGCAGAGGGTGTGTGAGCAGTCGCTGGGGCTGTAACTGGTGTATTCACCAGCACATGTGCACCAATAAAATCTGTGATGAGGGAGTCACAATTTACAACAAACAC TTCAAACCAACATTCACTCCCCCAGCAACCAAACAATCTGACACTCTAACTCCAACTCTCCTGGCTGCCCCAACACTCCCACCCACAGGGACATCTATTAGGACCACTCCCCCAGTCCCGGCCAGCACACCTGTGCCCCCATCCACCATACCCACCACCCCCGAACCAACCGCAGTCCCCACCACCCACTCACCAACCATTGCCACCACCACACCCTCAACCACACTGGCCACTCAGGCTACCACTGCAACACTAGAGGTGACAACCAGTCTGCAGGCAGGGACAAAGACCACCGCTGGAGAGACCTCAGTGGATGGAGATGGGAGCCTCCCCAGGACTACTGCTGGAACAGGGGAGACGGAGCAGACAACAGTCACTAGGGTTGAGCTGCTAGACTGGCCCGAGTCTCCAGAAACTGTGGCTCCTAGTAGTACAAATGGACTCACCGACACTGACCACACTGTGCCGGAGCCCTCTGACACCACCTCAACCACTGCTAGTGGTGTCCCCCTGTTAATGGACCTGCCCACTGGCTCTGACGGGGATGAAGTCCCCCTGTTAATGGACCTGCCCACTGGCTCTGACGGGGATGAAGTCCCCCTGTTAATGGACCTGCCCACTGGCTCTGACAAGGATGAAGTCCCCCTGTTAATGGACCTGCCCACTGGCTCTGACGGGGATGAAGTCCCCCTGTTAATGGACCTGCCCACTGGCTCTGACGGGGATGAAGTCCCCCTGTTAATGGACCTGCCCACTGGCTCTGACGGGGATGAAGTCCGCCTGGCCCCCTCTGAAGGTACAGACTCACCTCCCTGGACAAAGGaatgggagaagggagagggagagacagagatggaccCTCCAACATCCTCTGCCACAGTGCCCTCTGGAGATGATGACCCAAACCAGCCCTCTCAATCCTTTACCCTCACACCTGACCCTGACTCTTCAGCAGACTACCAGTCTGACTCCTCTGAAATTGATCTGCCG GACTGCCCGTGTGTGGAGAAGGTCCAGGGCTCCTCTCTCGTTCCTGTTAATGTGGAGCGGAAGATCACTCTGGTGGGACGCCACCTTCACCTCTTCCAG gatgAGGATCTGGACTATGAGTGTGTGCTGACCATCGAAGGGCGGTCAGTGGTGGTGGACGCGTACGTGGAGACAGACGacacccagccctctctctacttcATCACCTGCCAGCTACACCAG TACGCCTATACTGCCTTTGTGGAGGAGTACAATGCCGTGATCAATGTGAGGAGGAGAAACACCTTTCAGATTGATAGTGCGGACGACCTTCATG TGACGTTGTTTAACTGCTCTGTGGGCCGGTCAGACTGCAGCCGGTGTCGTACGGCTGATCAGAAGTACGGCTGTGCGTGGTGCGGGGGAGCTCGCTCCAAATGCAGTTACCGGGACTCCTGCGCTGGCGAGATCAAGCAGTCCTGCCCAGCACCCGTCATCCACTTA ATGGAGCCCATCTCTGGACCAGTAGAAGGTGGTACTGTGGTGACCATCTCAGGCTCCAATCTTGGACAGAAAGCTGAAGACATCCAGAACTCTGTCACTATAGCTGGTGTCCCCTGCACGGTCATCAACAGCAGATATGAGATCTCCTCAAG GATTGTGTGTGAGACCACAGCCAgtgggggagagaagagtggtCAGGCCTCAGTCGAGGTGAGAGGAGGGGGGCTTGGACTCTCCAGTCAAAGGTTCAGCTTCCAG GACCCGGCTCTGATTGGGATAGCCCCTCAGAAGGGGCCCAAGGCTGGGGGCTCAGCATTGACCATAATGGGCCAGAGCCTGAAGACTGGACACCCCAGTGAGGTCAGCGTGCTTATTGGAGGAGTCTCATGCCTCAT CTCTGAGGTCGTGGATGACCAGATTACATGTATGACAGGGGGCAGCAACAGAACTGGAGAGCATGGAATCACAGTCCGGTTTGGTAGAGCAGAACGCCATCTACAGGGAGCCATCTATCATTACACCTCAGACCCTAACATAACCATGGCTGCACCCTCAAAAAGCTTCCTCAG TGGTGGAAGAATGATCCGTGTGTCTGGGCAAAACCTAGATGTAGTGCAGGTGCCCCGAATCCGGGTGACCCTTAGTCCTCTGGAGTCCCTTTCTccaaggaagaagaggaggacgaggaggagcagcagagatggagagagtagagTGAGACGCACAGAAATCCCACTCAAGAGGCAAAGACGGATAGTTCCTGAGCCAGACTGTCTTGAAGACGCACTCTGTGTGGTAAAACGG TTTGAGACGAGTTGCGCCGTGAGCAGCTCCTCTCTGATGCTGTGCCCTACGCCTGCCGTGGGGACAGAGGCCCACCATGCTCGGGTCAAGGTGGACTTCCTACTGGATAACCTGCACTTTGACTTCAACTCTGTGGGCAGTGGGGCTTTCAGCTACGAGCTCAACCCCAGGCTGTACCCACTGAACCAGAATGACCCCAGCAAACCCTACCACCACAAACCTGGCAGCATCATCTCTGTGGAG GGGGAGAACCTGGACCTGGCCATCTTTAAGGAGGAGGTGGTGGCTCTGATTGGGGAAGGGGTATGCTCTGTGAAAACCTTGACCCATAACCACCTCTACTGTGAGCCTCCATCCCAGCAGCCCTCTGTGATGGCCAGCAAGAAGCAGGAGGGCATGGATTCTCTCCCCGAGTTCACT GTCCAGATGGGGAACCTGAACTTCTCCCTGGGTAGAGTGCAGTATGACACCCAAGGCCAGTCCACCTTCCCCCTGGAGGCCCAGGTGGGCGTAGGGGTGGGGGCTTCCATCGTAGCCCTCATCGTTGTCATCATAGTGCTCATATATAG gaggaaaagCAAACAGGCTGTGAGGGACTACAAGAAGGTCCAGATTCAGCTGGAGAATCTGGAGACCAGTGTGAGGGACCGCTGCAAGAAAGAGTTCACAG ACCTGATGACTGAGATGATGGACTGTTCAAGTGACCTGGTGGGTTCTGGTATTCCCTTCCTGGACTACAAGGCGTATGCAGAGCGCATTTTCTTCCCTGGCCACCGGGAGTCGCCACTGAGGCGAGATTTGGATGTGCCGGAGTGCCGTAGACAGACGGTGGAGCAGGGACTAGTTCAACTGTCCAACCTCCTCAACAGCAAACTATTCCTCACCAAG TTCATCCACACCCTGGAGGTGCAGCGGACCTTCTCTCCTCGGGACCGGGCCTACGTGGCCTCCCTGCTCACCGTGGCCCTGCATGGGAAGCTGGAGTACTTCACTGACATCCTCAAGACTCTGCTAAACGACCTGGTGGTGCAGTACGTGGCCAAGAACCCCAAACTCATGCTCCGAAG AACTGAATCGGTGGTTGAGAAGCTCCTGACCAACTGgatgtccatctgtctgttcACCTTCCTGAGG GACACTGCAGGGGAGTCCTTCTACATGCTGTTTAGAGCCATTAAACACCAGGTGGACAAAGGACCGGTGGACGCCGTGACAGGAAAGGCCAAGTACACACTCAACGACAACAGGCTGCTCCGCGAGGACATAGAGTACAACACCTTG ACGCTGAATGTCCTCATGCCAGCGACAGGCAACGGTGGCGTGCCCCAGACCGCTCCTGCCAAGGTGCTGGACTGTGACACCATAACCCAGGTGAAGGAGAAGGTCCTGGAGCAGGCATGGAAGGGCATGTCCTTCTCCCAGAGGCCCCACACAGACTCTCTCCACCTGG AGTGGCGTGCGGGCATGGCAGGTCACCTGATCCTGTCAGACGAGGACTTGACGTCGGTGGTGCAGGGCTCCTGGAAACGCCTCAACACCCTGCAGCACTACAAG GTTCCGGATGGAGCCACTGTTGCACTGGTACCCCGGAACTCCAAACACATCCACAATGACAACCATGACTACTTTCCTGGAGAGA AGACGCCCATGTTGGACGATGGGGACGAGGGAGGTGTGAAGCTCTGGCACCTGGTGAAAGCCAATGAGGAGCCAGACCTGCCCAAACACAGGCGTGGcagtctgagagagagggagagagagagggccaagGCCATCCCCGAGATCTACCTCACACGCCTACTCTCCATGAAG GGCACACTGCAGAAGTTTGTGGATGACTTGTTCACAGTGATCCTGAGCACTAACCAGCCAGTTCCCATGGCTGTCAAGTACTTCTTTGACCTGCTGGATGAGCAGGCTCTGCAGCACAACATTACAGACCCTGAGACCATCCACATCTGGAAGACTAACAG